In Brienomyrus brachyistius isolate T26 chromosome 19, BBRACH_0.4, whole genome shotgun sequence, one DNA window encodes the following:
- the prkg3 gene encoding cGMP-dependent protein kinase 1 isoform X1: MSWTLSSSPSFRPSTQPGMEVQVQELRLQLEKQCLLNKELENEKLGLERRLQEKEKMLMEMQNRIDELDYRHSRSSHDGEPEVRKSRSGIIVTEPIPEDLDIAGSRVKTASESNLIVKAIQKSDFLSRLDDEQVTMMVDCLVEQEINQGEAIIIEGTEGDSMYIIAEGELRVTQAGRVLRTLTCGDVFGELAILYNCKRTASVRAVTKVKLWCIERQTYRTIMTNKSRRKREQVMGFLKIARTLKDLSDMQLSKIIDSMEEVKFKNNEVIVREGTEGDTFYIILKGEVQVTKNMNGQQKEIRRMGRGEHFGELALIRETCRTATCTAVGQVTCYSIDKEVFEETIPLEHLELHDDSNVFEDIVILEKKSQSTSLHLKDLVPVLYQEGRFQGDPVTLGLGGFGRVELVMTLQHGKYYALKRISKKHVVAKRQEEHVKFEKQILQDIHSDFIVRLYAGFKDTRYIYMLMEFCSGGELWTKLKEVGRFEESIASFCTACVVEAFAHLHKRGILYRDLKPENLMLDSRGFVKLVDFGFAKELTRGEKTYSFCGTPEYMAPEIIQNQGHDFAADFWSLGILVYELLVGSPPFSSSDPQRIYAKILDGVLKYPPYMSEAARSLISKLCRPRPGQRLGNTKNGIKDVRNHRWFGNINWHKLRVGQLEAPTVRLMRKGPCYINFDRFPYDRTQTEEETSGWDDNF, encoded by the exons ATGTCTTGGACTCTTTCTTCATCCCCTTCTTTTCGACCCTCGACTCAGCCAG GCATGGAGGTCCAGGTGCAGGAACTGAGGCTTCAGCTGGAGAAGCAGTGCTTGCTGAACAAGGAGCTGGAAAATGAGAAGCTGGGGCtgg AGAGACGTCTGCAAGAAAAGGAGAAGATGTTGATGGAGATGCAGAATCGAATTGACGAACTTG ACTACCGCCACAGCAGAAGTAGCCACGACGGTGAGCCTGAGGTGAGGAAAAGCCGATCTGGCATCATTGTCACTGAGCCCATCCCTGAGGATCTGGATATCGCTGGCTCCCGAGTCAAGACTGCCAG CGAAAGCAACCTCATCGTTAAAGCCATCCAGAAGAGTGACTTCCTGAGCCGCCTGGACGATGAGCAGGTCACCATGATGGTGGACTGTCTGGTGGAGCAGGAGATCAACCAGGGGGAAGCGATCATCATAGAAGGGACCGAAGGCGACAGCATGTACATCATAGCAG AGGGCGAGCTCCGTGTGACTCAGGCCGGACGAGTTCTGCGAACTCTGACATGCGGGGATGTCTTTGGGGAGCTGGCCATCCTGTATAACTGCAAACGCACTGCATCTGTCAGAG ctgtcacAAAAGTCAAATTGTGGTGCATCGAGAGGCAGACGTACCGGACGATCATGACCAACAAGTCCAGGAGGAAACGGGAGCAGGTCATGGGATTCCTAAAGAT TGCCCGCACCTTGAAGGACCTGAGTGACATGCAGCTCTCTAAGATAATAGACTCTATGGAAGAG GTCAAATTCAAGAACAATGAAGTGATTGTGCGTGAAGGGACAGAGGGAGACACGTTTTACATCATTCTGAAGGGAGAG GTACAGGTGACAAAAAACATGAACGGACAGCAGAAGGAAATCCGGAGGATGGGCCGAGGGGAGCACTTTGGGGAGCTGGCTCTCATCCG TGAGACTTGCAGAACTGCCACATGTACTGCAGTGGGCCAGGTCACCTGCTACTCCATTGACAAAGA GGTTTTTGAGGAGACCATACCGCTTGAACACCTCGAGCTTCATGACGA CTCGAATGTTTTTGAAGACATAGTGATTCTGGAGAAAAAGAG CCAGAGTACCTCTCTGCATTTAAAGGACCTAGTTCCAGTGCTTTACCAGGAAGGACGTTTCCAGGGCGACCCCGTCACTCTGGGATTGGGCGGATTTGGACGCGTGGAGCTG GTGATGACACTGCAGCATGGGAAGTATTACGCCCTGAAGAGGATTAGTAAGAAGCACGTTGTTGCCAAGCGGCAGGAGGAGCATGTGAAATTCGAGAAGCAAATACTACAGGACATTCATAGTGACTTCATTGTCAG ACTTTATGCCGGGTTCAAAGACACCCGTTATATCTATATGCTTATGGAGTTTTGCTCCGGAGGGGAGTTGTGGACCAAGCTGAAAGAAGT TGGTCGGTTTGAGGAGAGTATCGCTTCCTTCTGCACTGCATGTGTTGTTGAGGCGTTCGCCCACCTCCACAAGAGGGGCATCCTGTACCGAGACCTCAAGCCCGAGAACCTGATGCTGGATTCACGCGGATTCGTCAAACTG GTGGACTTCGGTTTCGCCAAAGAACTGACACGAGGGGAAAAGACATATTCATTTTGCGGGACCCCAGAGTACATGGCCCCTGAGATCATCCAGAACCAGGGTCATGACTTTGCTGCGGACTTCTGGTCACTGGGCATCCTGGTGTACGAGCTGCTGGTTGGCAG CCCCCCCTTCTCCAGTTCCGACCCACAAAGAATTTATGCGAAGATTTTGGATGGGGTGCTTAAATACCCCCCCTACATGAGTGAGGCCGCCCGCTCCCTGATCAGCAAACTATGCAG GCCGCGGCCTGGTCAGAGGCTGGGGAATACCAAAAACGGGATCAAAGACGTCCGGAATCACAG GTGGTTTGGGAACATTAACTGGCACAAGCTGAGAGTTGGGCAGCTGGAGGCACCGACGGTCCGGCTCATGCGCAAG GGTCCCTGCTATATCAACTTCGACAGGTTCCCCTATGACAGAACCCAAACGGAGGAAGAAACCTCCGGCTGGGATGACAACTTCTGA
- the prkg3 gene encoding cGMP-dependent protein kinase 1 isoform X3, protein MLMEMQNRIDELDYRHSRSSHDGEPEVRKSRSGIIVTEPIPEDLDIAGSRVKTASESNLIVKAIQKSDFLSRLDDEQVTMMVDCLVEQEINQGEAIIIEGTEGDSMYIIAEGELRVTQAGRVLRTLTCGDVFGELAILYNCKRTASVRAVTKVKLWCIERQTYRTIMTNKSRRKREQVMGFLKIARTLKDLSDMQLSKIIDSMEEVKFKNNEVIVREGTEGDTFYIILKGEVQVTKNMNGQQKEIRRMGRGEHFGELALIRETCRTATCTAVGQVTCYSIDKEVFEETIPLEHLELHDDSNVFEDIVILEKKSQSTSLHLKDLVPVLYQEGRFQGDPVTLGLGGFGRVELVMTLQHGKYYALKRISKKHVVAKRQEEHVKFEKQILQDIHSDFIVRLYAGFKDTRYIYMLMEFCSGGELWTKLKEVGRFEESIASFCTACVVEAFAHLHKRGILYRDLKPENLMLDSRGFVKLVDFGFAKELTRGEKTYSFCGTPEYMAPEIIQNQGHDFAADFWSLGILVYELLVGSPPFSSSDPQRIYAKILDGVLKYPPYMSEAARSLISKLCRPRPGQRLGNTKNGIKDVRNHRWFGNINWHKLRVGQLEAPTVRLMRKGPCYINFDRFPYDRTQTEEETSGWDDNF, encoded by the exons ATGTTGATGGAGATGCAGAATCGAATTGACGAACTTG ACTACCGCCACAGCAGAAGTAGCCACGACGGTGAGCCTGAGGTGAGGAAAAGCCGATCTGGCATCATTGTCACTGAGCCCATCCCTGAGGATCTGGATATCGCTGGCTCCCGAGTCAAGACTGCCAG CGAAAGCAACCTCATCGTTAAAGCCATCCAGAAGAGTGACTTCCTGAGCCGCCTGGACGATGAGCAGGTCACCATGATGGTGGACTGTCTGGTGGAGCAGGAGATCAACCAGGGGGAAGCGATCATCATAGAAGGGACCGAAGGCGACAGCATGTACATCATAGCAG AGGGCGAGCTCCGTGTGACTCAGGCCGGACGAGTTCTGCGAACTCTGACATGCGGGGATGTCTTTGGGGAGCTGGCCATCCTGTATAACTGCAAACGCACTGCATCTGTCAGAG ctgtcacAAAAGTCAAATTGTGGTGCATCGAGAGGCAGACGTACCGGACGATCATGACCAACAAGTCCAGGAGGAAACGGGAGCAGGTCATGGGATTCCTAAAGAT TGCCCGCACCTTGAAGGACCTGAGTGACATGCAGCTCTCTAAGATAATAGACTCTATGGAAGAG GTCAAATTCAAGAACAATGAAGTGATTGTGCGTGAAGGGACAGAGGGAGACACGTTTTACATCATTCTGAAGGGAGAG GTACAGGTGACAAAAAACATGAACGGACAGCAGAAGGAAATCCGGAGGATGGGCCGAGGGGAGCACTTTGGGGAGCTGGCTCTCATCCG TGAGACTTGCAGAACTGCCACATGTACTGCAGTGGGCCAGGTCACCTGCTACTCCATTGACAAAGA GGTTTTTGAGGAGACCATACCGCTTGAACACCTCGAGCTTCATGACGA CTCGAATGTTTTTGAAGACATAGTGATTCTGGAGAAAAAGAG CCAGAGTACCTCTCTGCATTTAAAGGACCTAGTTCCAGTGCTTTACCAGGAAGGACGTTTCCAGGGCGACCCCGTCACTCTGGGATTGGGCGGATTTGGACGCGTGGAGCTG GTGATGACACTGCAGCATGGGAAGTATTACGCCCTGAAGAGGATTAGTAAGAAGCACGTTGTTGCCAAGCGGCAGGAGGAGCATGTGAAATTCGAGAAGCAAATACTACAGGACATTCATAGTGACTTCATTGTCAG ACTTTATGCCGGGTTCAAAGACACCCGTTATATCTATATGCTTATGGAGTTTTGCTCCGGAGGGGAGTTGTGGACCAAGCTGAAAGAAGT TGGTCGGTTTGAGGAGAGTATCGCTTCCTTCTGCACTGCATGTGTTGTTGAGGCGTTCGCCCACCTCCACAAGAGGGGCATCCTGTACCGAGACCTCAAGCCCGAGAACCTGATGCTGGATTCACGCGGATTCGTCAAACTG GTGGACTTCGGTTTCGCCAAAGAACTGACACGAGGGGAAAAGACATATTCATTTTGCGGGACCCCAGAGTACATGGCCCCTGAGATCATCCAGAACCAGGGTCATGACTTTGCTGCGGACTTCTGGTCACTGGGCATCCTGGTGTACGAGCTGCTGGTTGGCAG CCCCCCCTTCTCCAGTTCCGACCCACAAAGAATTTATGCGAAGATTTTGGATGGGGTGCTTAAATACCCCCCCTACATGAGTGAGGCCGCCCGCTCCCTGATCAGCAAACTATGCAG GCCGCGGCCTGGTCAGAGGCTGGGGAATACCAAAAACGGGATCAAAGACGTCCGGAATCACAG GTGGTTTGGGAACATTAACTGGCACAAGCTGAGAGTTGGGCAGCTGGAGGCACCGACGGTCCGGCTCATGCGCAAG GGTCCCTGCTATATCAACTTCGACAGGTTCCCCTATGACAGAACCCAAACGGAGGAAGAAACCTCCGGCTGGGATGACAACTTCTGA
- the prkg3 gene encoding cGMP-dependent protein kinase 1 isoform X2: MSWTLSSSPSFRPSTQPGMEVQVQELRLQLEKQCLLNKELENEKLGLERRLQEKEKMLMEMQNRIDELDYRHSRSSHDGEPEVRKSRSGIIVTEPIPEDLDIAGSRVKTASESNLIVKAIQKSDFLSRLDDEQVTMMVDCLVEQEINQGEAIIIEGTEGDSMYIIAEGELRVTQAGRVLRTLTCGDVFGELAILYNCKRTASVRAVTKVKLWCIERQTYRTIMTNKSRRKREQVMGFLKIARTLKDLSDMQLSKIIDSMEEVKFKNNEVIVREGTEGDTFYIILKGEVQVTKNMNGQQKEIRRMGRGEHFGELALIRETCRTATCTAVGQVTCYSIDKEVFEETIPLEHLELHDDSNVFEDIVILEKKSQSTSLHLKDLVPVLYQEGRFQGDPVTLGLGGFGRVELVMTLQHGKYYALKRISKKHVVAKRQEEHVKFEKQILQDIHSDFIVRLYAGFKDTRYIYMLMEFCSGGELWTKLKEVGRFEESIASFCTACVVEAFAHLHKRGILYRDLKPENLMLDSRGFVKLVDFGFAKELTRGEKTYSFCGTPEYMAPEIIQNQGHDFAADFWSLGILVYELLVGSPPFSSSDPQRIYAKILDGVLKYPPYMSEAARSLISKLCRPRPGQRLGNTKNGIKDVRNHRWFGNINWHKLRVGQLEAPTVRLMRKIHIHTGGASESYH; this comes from the exons ATGTCTTGGACTCTTTCTTCATCCCCTTCTTTTCGACCCTCGACTCAGCCAG GCATGGAGGTCCAGGTGCAGGAACTGAGGCTTCAGCTGGAGAAGCAGTGCTTGCTGAACAAGGAGCTGGAAAATGAGAAGCTGGGGCtgg AGAGACGTCTGCAAGAAAAGGAGAAGATGTTGATGGAGATGCAGAATCGAATTGACGAACTTG ACTACCGCCACAGCAGAAGTAGCCACGACGGTGAGCCTGAGGTGAGGAAAAGCCGATCTGGCATCATTGTCACTGAGCCCATCCCTGAGGATCTGGATATCGCTGGCTCCCGAGTCAAGACTGCCAG CGAAAGCAACCTCATCGTTAAAGCCATCCAGAAGAGTGACTTCCTGAGCCGCCTGGACGATGAGCAGGTCACCATGATGGTGGACTGTCTGGTGGAGCAGGAGATCAACCAGGGGGAAGCGATCATCATAGAAGGGACCGAAGGCGACAGCATGTACATCATAGCAG AGGGCGAGCTCCGTGTGACTCAGGCCGGACGAGTTCTGCGAACTCTGACATGCGGGGATGTCTTTGGGGAGCTGGCCATCCTGTATAACTGCAAACGCACTGCATCTGTCAGAG ctgtcacAAAAGTCAAATTGTGGTGCATCGAGAGGCAGACGTACCGGACGATCATGACCAACAAGTCCAGGAGGAAACGGGAGCAGGTCATGGGATTCCTAAAGAT TGCCCGCACCTTGAAGGACCTGAGTGACATGCAGCTCTCTAAGATAATAGACTCTATGGAAGAG GTCAAATTCAAGAACAATGAAGTGATTGTGCGTGAAGGGACAGAGGGAGACACGTTTTACATCATTCTGAAGGGAGAG GTACAGGTGACAAAAAACATGAACGGACAGCAGAAGGAAATCCGGAGGATGGGCCGAGGGGAGCACTTTGGGGAGCTGGCTCTCATCCG TGAGACTTGCAGAACTGCCACATGTACTGCAGTGGGCCAGGTCACCTGCTACTCCATTGACAAAGA GGTTTTTGAGGAGACCATACCGCTTGAACACCTCGAGCTTCATGACGA CTCGAATGTTTTTGAAGACATAGTGATTCTGGAGAAAAAGAG CCAGAGTACCTCTCTGCATTTAAAGGACCTAGTTCCAGTGCTTTACCAGGAAGGACGTTTCCAGGGCGACCCCGTCACTCTGGGATTGGGCGGATTTGGACGCGTGGAGCTG GTGATGACACTGCAGCATGGGAAGTATTACGCCCTGAAGAGGATTAGTAAGAAGCACGTTGTTGCCAAGCGGCAGGAGGAGCATGTGAAATTCGAGAAGCAAATACTACAGGACATTCATAGTGACTTCATTGTCAG ACTTTATGCCGGGTTCAAAGACACCCGTTATATCTATATGCTTATGGAGTTTTGCTCCGGAGGGGAGTTGTGGACCAAGCTGAAAGAAGT TGGTCGGTTTGAGGAGAGTATCGCTTCCTTCTGCACTGCATGTGTTGTTGAGGCGTTCGCCCACCTCCACAAGAGGGGCATCCTGTACCGAGACCTCAAGCCCGAGAACCTGATGCTGGATTCACGCGGATTCGTCAAACTG GTGGACTTCGGTTTCGCCAAAGAACTGACACGAGGGGAAAAGACATATTCATTTTGCGGGACCCCAGAGTACATGGCCCCTGAGATCATCCAGAACCAGGGTCATGACTTTGCTGCGGACTTCTGGTCACTGGGCATCCTGGTGTACGAGCTGCTGGTTGGCAG CCCCCCCTTCTCCAGTTCCGACCCACAAAGAATTTATGCGAAGATTTTGGATGGGGTGCTTAAATACCCCCCCTACATGAGTGAGGCCGCCCGCTCCCTGATCAGCAAACTATGCAG GCCGCGGCCTGGTCAGAGGCTGGGGAATACCAAAAACGGGATCAAAGACGTCCGGAATCACAG GTGGTTTGGGAACATTAACTGGCACAAGCTGAGAGTTGGGCAGCTGGAGGCACCGACGGTCCGGCTCATGCGCAAG ATTCACATCCACACTGGAGGTGCGTCAGAAAGTTACCACTAA
- the LOC125714881 gene encoding protein ABHD1-like isoform X3, translated as MPLLVCAGGFRVFLERYCPVVTERFCPTPWCWGGRLQTLVRVLIKSSPSVSYRNELIRTDDGGQISLDWVDNDSGSTYPDRSTRPTVLILPGLTGNSKQTYVLHAVCQATRRGYRSVVFNNRGFGGEELLTPVTFSAADTSDLEHVICHVKKLIPQAPLLGMGVSLGGILLLNYMARKGSEADLLAGITMSVSWDTLESCASLEQPINRLLFNRHLAGNLCRTIKRHQKILQSVVDVDYVMKARTIREFDERYTSVIFGYKSCLDYYRDVSPGYKLPQTAVPVLCLNAADDPFSPKHALPLALARRLPNVALLVTTHGGHIGFLEGLFPRGEGYMDRLFGQFIQAVFEHPEDLKQACDIRDDLSN; from the exons ATGCCCCTCTTGGTGTGTGCCGGTGGTTTCCGTGTCTTCCTGGAGCGTTACTGCCCTGTGGTGACCGAGAGGTTCTGTCCCACAccctggtgctggggggggcggctgcAAACCCTGGTTCGCGTGCTTATCAAGTCGAGCCCATCAGTATCCTACCGAAA TGAGCTGATTCGAACAGACGATGGAGGTCAGATATCCCTGGACTGGGTGGACAATGACAGTGGTAGCACATACCCAGATCGTTCCACTCGACCCACGGTGCTGATTTTGCCGGGACTGACTGGGAACAGTAAGCAGACCTACGTCTTGCATGCCGTATGCCAGGCGACACGCCGTGGCTACAG atCTGTTGTCTTTAATAACAGGGGTTTCGGAGGGGAGGAGTTATTG ACTCCCGTTACCTTCTCTGCAGCGGACACGTCAGATTTGGAACATGTCATCTGCCACGTGAAGAAACTCATCCCCCAGGCACCGCTGCTCGGGATGGGAGTTTCCCTGGGGGG GATTCTGCTGTTGAACTACATGGCCCGcaaggggagcgaggcagaccTCCTGGCCGGCATCACCATGTCGGTCAGTTGGGACACATTGGAGTCCTGCGCCTCCCTGGAGCAGCCGATCAACAGGCTCCTGTTCAACCGCCATCTGGCTGGGAACCTGTGTAGGACCATCAAGAG GCACCAGAAGATTCTTCAGTCTGTGGTGGATGTGGACTATGTAATGAAG GCCCGTACCATCCGGGAATTTGATGAACGCTACACATCAGTGATTTTTGGCTACAAGTCGTGCCTGGATTACTACAGGGACGTTAGTCCTGGGTACAAGCTGCCCCAGACCGCTGTTCCTGTGCTGTGCCTTAATGCCGCCGATGACCCCTTCTCTCCAAAACATG CTCTCCCTCTGGCCTTGGCTCGGCGCTTGCCCAACGTTGCCCTGTTGGTAACCACTCACGGGGGTCACATTGGCTTCCTGGAGGGGCTCTTCCCTCGAGGAGAAGGCTACATGGACCGCCTCTTTGGTCAGTTTATTCAGGCGGTATTCGAACACCCAGAGGATCTCAAGCAAGCCTGTGACATTAGAGACGACCTATCTAACTGA
- the LOC125714881 gene encoding protein ABHD1-like isoform X1 gives MLLLHNEVWRACLDYLSRPCTVVVGAITAAVYYLWRCEGQMPLLVCAGGFRVFLERYCPVVTERFCPTPWCWGGRLQTLVRVLIKSSPSVSYRNELIRTDDGGQISLDWVDNDSGSTYPDRSTRPTVLILPGLTGNSKQTYVLHAVCQATRRGYRSVVFNNRGFGGEELLTPVTFSAADTSDLEHVICHVKKLIPQAPLLGMGVSLGGILLLNYMARKGSEADLLAGITMSVSWDTLESCASLEQPINRLLFNRHLAGNLCRTIKRHQKILQSVVDVDYVMKARTIREFDERYTSVIFGYKSCLDYYRDVSPGYKLPQTAVPVLCLNAADDPFSPKHALPLALARRLPNVALLVTTHGGHIGFLEGLFPRGEGYMDRLFGQFIQAVFEHPEDLKQACDIRDDLSN, from the exons ATGCCCCTCTTGGTGTGTGCCGGTGGTTTCCGTGTCTTCCTGGAGCGTTACTGCCCTGTGGTGACCGAGAGGTTCTGTCCCACAccctggtgctggggggggcggctgcAAACCCTGGTTCGCGTGCTTATCAAGTCGAGCCCATCAGTATCCTACCGAAA TGAGCTGATTCGAACAGACGATGGAGGTCAGATATCCCTGGACTGGGTGGACAATGACAGTGGTAGCACATACCCAGATCGTTCCACTCGACCCACGGTGCTGATTTTGCCGGGACTGACTGGGAACAGTAAGCAGACCTACGTCTTGCATGCCGTATGCCAGGCGACACGCCGTGGCTACAG atCTGTTGTCTTTAATAACAGGGGTTTCGGAGGGGAGGAGTTATTG ACTCCCGTTACCTTCTCTGCAGCGGACACGTCAGATTTGGAACATGTCATCTGCCACGTGAAGAAACTCATCCCCCAGGCACCGCTGCTCGGGATGGGAGTTTCCCTGGGGGG GATTCTGCTGTTGAACTACATGGCCCGcaaggggagcgaggcagaccTCCTGGCCGGCATCACCATGTCGGTCAGTTGGGACACATTGGAGTCCTGCGCCTCCCTGGAGCAGCCGATCAACAGGCTCCTGTTCAACCGCCATCTGGCTGGGAACCTGTGTAGGACCATCAAGAG GCACCAGAAGATTCTTCAGTCTGTGGTGGATGTGGACTATGTAATGAAG GCCCGTACCATCCGGGAATTTGATGAACGCTACACATCAGTGATTTTTGGCTACAAGTCGTGCCTGGATTACTACAGGGACGTTAGTCCTGGGTACAAGCTGCCCCAGACCGCTGTTCCTGTGCTGTGCCTTAATGCCGCCGATGACCCCTTCTCTCCAAAACATG CTCTCCCTCTGGCCTTGGCTCGGCGCTTGCCCAACGTTGCCCTGTTGGTAACCACTCACGGGGGTCACATTGGCTTCCTGGAGGGGCTCTTCCCTCGAGGAGAAGGCTACATGGACCGCCTCTTTGGTCAGTTTATTCAGGCGGTATTCGAACACCCAGAGGATCTCAAGCAAGCCTGTGACATTAGAGACGACCTATCTAACTGA
- the LOC125714881 gene encoding phospholipase ABHD3-like isoform X2 translates to MRMPLLVCAGGFRVFLERYCPVVTERFCPTPWCWGGRLQTLVRVLIKSSPSVSYRNELIRTDDGGQISLDWVDNDSGSTYPDRSTRPTVLILPGLTGNSKQTYVLHAVCQATRRGYRSVVFNNRGFGGEELLTPVTFSAADTSDLEHVICHVKKLIPQAPLLGMGVSLGGILLLNYMARKGSEADLLAGITMSVSWDTLESCASLEQPINRLLFNRHLAGNLCRTIKRHQKILQSVVDVDYVMKARTIREFDERYTSVIFGYKSCLDYYRDVSPGYKLPQTAVPVLCLNAADDPFSPKHALPLALARRLPNVALLVTTHGGHIGFLEGLFPRGEGYMDRLFGQFIQAVFEHPEDLKQACDIRDDLSN, encoded by the exons ATGCCCCTCTTGGTGTGTGCCGGTGGTTTCCGTGTCTTCCTGGAGCGTTACTGCCCTGTGGTGACCGAGAGGTTCTGTCCCACAccctggtgctggggggggcggctgcAAACCCTGGTTCGCGTGCTTATCAAGTCGAGCCCATCAGTATCCTACCGAAA TGAGCTGATTCGAACAGACGATGGAGGTCAGATATCCCTGGACTGGGTGGACAATGACAGTGGTAGCACATACCCAGATCGTTCCACTCGACCCACGGTGCTGATTTTGCCGGGACTGACTGGGAACAGTAAGCAGACCTACGTCTTGCATGCCGTATGCCAGGCGACACGCCGTGGCTACAG atCTGTTGTCTTTAATAACAGGGGTTTCGGAGGGGAGGAGTTATTG ACTCCCGTTACCTTCTCTGCAGCGGACACGTCAGATTTGGAACATGTCATCTGCCACGTGAAGAAACTCATCCCCCAGGCACCGCTGCTCGGGATGGGAGTTTCCCTGGGGGG GATTCTGCTGTTGAACTACATGGCCCGcaaggggagcgaggcagaccTCCTGGCCGGCATCACCATGTCGGTCAGTTGGGACACATTGGAGTCCTGCGCCTCCCTGGAGCAGCCGATCAACAGGCTCCTGTTCAACCGCCATCTGGCTGGGAACCTGTGTAGGACCATCAAGAG GCACCAGAAGATTCTTCAGTCTGTGGTGGATGTGGACTATGTAATGAAG GCCCGTACCATCCGGGAATTTGATGAACGCTACACATCAGTGATTTTTGGCTACAAGTCGTGCCTGGATTACTACAGGGACGTTAGTCCTGGGTACAAGCTGCCCCAGACCGCTGTTCCTGTGCTGTGCCTTAATGCCGCCGATGACCCCTTCTCTCCAAAACATG CTCTCCCTCTGGCCTTGGCTCGGCGCTTGCCCAACGTTGCCCTGTTGGTAACCACTCACGGGGGTCACATTGGCTTCCTGGAGGGGCTCTTCCCTCGAGGAGAAGGCTACATGGACCGCCTCTTTGGTCAGTTTATTCAGGCGGTATTCGAACACCCAGAGGATCTCAAGCAAGCCTGTGACATTAGAGACGACCTATCTAACTGA